AAATTCATTAAGCATTTCGGCCGTCGCGCTAAGGGGGGACTCGCGCAAATTTATTAAGTCGCCGGACATTAAAACAGGATTTCTGTAGTCATCTGATGGTGCATTGGGATTGTAATTAAAGATTCTGCGATCAATCTCTCCCTCACGGGTAAAACGAATGAACTCTACTTTTCCGCTAAGAAGTTTTCGCCCACCAGCAAGTGCTATGGCTTGGTTCATTGCAGACCCTTGAGGTACTACAACGCCGCCAGGGCTCTGCACTCTGCCACTCACGAAAACGCTCATGAATTGAGGGGAGAGATTCGTTTGCCCAGCCTGCAACAACTGTTCTTTCATTACGATGTTGCTCTTCGTTACTCTCACCACATCGCCGTCAAATAGGCGAATATTTTGCGATTCGTCCCCCCCAGTAATTAATGAAAGAAAATTAAGGTTTGCACGGATGCGGCCACCACCCAAATTTAGTGCACGTTTGCGAGTTACCTGTACTTTTGAAAGATTGGAGTAAGGAGTAATCCCCTCGGCGCTACGAATTGCGTCAAATACAGTGGGAAATAGTGCCCCAGATGTGCTCAGGCCATTGCTAGGAGCTGATGTTGTTAGTCCTCCAGGTACTTGCCCTAAGCCTGGACGTATCGTCGTTGTGGAGGTACCACGTCGGGCCTGAGCAATATCAGCTGTCGTACTCAAATTTTGACGTTCAGTATTTCCACTAAGTGTATAATAACCAGGCCTTTTGACTTCTCCACTTACGTAAATACGGATCGGGCGGTAGATCACCGGTCTCACATAAATCTGAGGATCACGCACATAAGCTCTGAATTGCTCAGTGAGAAAATAACGCAGCTCTTCTACGGTGAGACCTTCGACGTAGAGAGCGCGCAGTCGTGGCAAGTAAAGGGTCCCGTCTGGACCGATCGAAAATGTGCCGCTTAGCTCAGGCAGATCAAGCAACTCAATCTGAAGCCCATCACCGGGTCCAAGAATGTATGCGTCATATGTGATTTGTGCCCGCTGTTTCAAAGGCAGTGGTTGTTGCTGTCTAGTCGTCGGCTCTTCGATTTCAATGAGCTGCTGAGCACCCACCCTGACGGCCTGGAGGGTTAGCAAGGCTCCTGCAGTGATTGCCCATAGGTAACGGGTATTCAGCAATGCTGAGTCTGCCTAGATCACTTCGAATTTATGGCATTTCCTTTGCGTGGGGAAGCGGGTAGTAGCCAGGCAACGGATTGGGCTGCTGAAAGGTGACTTCCCGTCATGCTGGTTTCACCTAAGAAAAGTAGGCGCGATTCAGCTGCAGAGCCTTCTAGGCATGGTCGACTTTCTATTTGATCGGACTCGCCGTTAATAAACGGTGGAGGCATTGGCTTGTGTTTATGTCCTGGCTTCGGGTCGAGGAGATTCGGACTCCTTTGCTTTTAATGACCGATCTCTTCGCTCGAGGGCTTGGTGAAGCTAGTGGCGTGGTTGTTAAGGAGATGTACTCCTCCCGGGATCGTGGTTAACGCTCTTTCACTCTGCGTCCTGAGGGAAACGCCTTGGTTGTGCTCGCAGCATTGCAAAAAGGCCAACTGAGTCATGAGGCTCAGACGCTCTGGTATTCAGCGTCCATGCTCCGCTAGGAGGTTACCTAAGCAGGATGTCAGCGCCATTTTTATCAGATCGGCGTTGAATTTCTTGGAGTCAGTAATGTTCGCATTGATGTTGAAGTGACCGCATTAGCTTGTGCTTTCTTCATGAGCTCGGGGTATCCGGGTTAAAACACCAGATCAACAGCCTTCGCATGCTGGAGGATCGTCGCCGGTGACGGCCAGCGCAGTCGTTTTGGGATGTTTTTCGTCATGACGATCAGAAGTAAGTCTGCAATTTCCTTGTTGGACTCAGTGCTGGGGCTGACGCCGCTGCAGCGCCGGCTTCTATTAATCACTGCCGATGCACTGCTAATGCCCTTGGCTTTGTGGTTGAGTTTCTGGCTGCGGCTCGCCCATCCCTTTCATCTCAACTTCACTATTACTGGTTTTTGGTTGTTGCCAGCTCTATGGCTGATTGGTTTGCCGCTGTATGCCTTCAGTGGCCAATACAAAGGTCTTACTCGCTATGTGGGCAGCCGATCTCTATACCAGCTGGCGCTACGCAATGGCCTGCTAGTGATGATGTTGGCGGCCCTTGGTTGGCTGTTGCTCCTACCTATGCCGCCGCGTAGCAGCTGGTTGTTGCTCTGGTTGCTGCTTACTGGCTGTACCGGCGCGGTACGTTTTGCCTTGCGAGATCTGCTGCTGAGTTTGCACAACAAACCACGGCAGGTACTTAATCGGGTGGCGATCTATGGCGCTGGAGCTGCTGGGGTTCAGCTGGCGGCGGCCCTGCGCTTGGCCAAAACTCACAGCGTGCAGCTGTTTGTAGACGACGAACCGGCCCTCTGGAGCCGATCAATTAACGGCGTGCCAATCAAGCCACCGCAGGTAATAAAACAGCGCGCTGACGATCTTGATCAGGTGTTGCTAGCGATTCCCTCGCTACGCCGTAGCCGGCGGCGCCAGATTGTCGATGGCTTGCAGGAGAGTGGCATCACTGTGCTGCAGATCGCCTCAATGGAGGAGATCACCAGCGGACGCGCTCGCATCGATGCTCTGCGTCCTATTCAGGTTGAGGAGCTGCTTGGGCGTGATCCGGTGCCCCCCGATCCCCAGCTGCTTGGACCAGCTATTGGTGGGGCGTCGGTCTGCGTCACTGGAGCGGGTGGTTCGATTGGCTCAGAACTTTGTCGCCAAATTCTGGCTTTAAAGCCTAGGCGGCTGGTACTTCTCGAACTCAGCGAACCAAGCCTTTATGCCATCCACCAGAATCTGAGCGGTCTGCTGCCTGCGGGAGTGGAGGTTGTTCCTGTGCTTGGGAATGCCGCCAATGCTCCCTTGGTGGAGCGTTGCTTCAAGGAGCATGGTGTGGAGGTGGTGTTCCATGCAGCTGCTTATAAGCATGTGCCGTTGGTGGAAGCCAATCCCCTGGCGGGGTTGGCCAACAACGTCTTGAGTACCCGCGTAGTTTGCGAGGCAGCCCGGAGGTGTGGATCACGGCATCTGCTGCTGATCTCCACTGACAAGGCGGTTCGGCCCACCAATGTGATGGGGGCTAGCAAACGCCTGGCGGAACTCGTCGTGCAGGCACAGCCTCCTGGTCAGACTCGTTTCGCAATAGTGCGCTTTGGAAATGTGCTGGGCTCTTCTGGCTCAGTGGTGCCCTTGTTTCGGAGTCAGATAAATGCTGGTGGACCAATCACGCTGACGCATCCGGAGATCATTCGTTATTTCATGACTATCCCCGAGGCGGCCCAGCTGGTGCTGCAGGCGGCTGTGCTCGCCGAAGGAGGTGATGTGCTGCTGCTGGACATGGGCGAACCGGTGAGGATCAAGGCCCTTGCGGAGCAGATGGTGCGGCTGAGTGACCTTTCCCTCAAGGACGCCAGCAACCCCCACGGTGATATTGAAATTGTCTGCACGGGTCTGCGACCCGGTGAGAAGCTTTTCGAAGAGTTGTTGATTGATGCCGAGAGCGAGTCGACGGCCCATCCTTTGATCTTCAGGGCTAAGGAGCGAGCACTTAATCCGGAACAGCTCTGGCCGCTTTTGGATGACTTGGAGGAAGCAATTTCCCTGCAGGATGGCCAGGCTGCTTTAGCGGTCTTGACCGCTTTAGTTAAAGAGTGGCGGCAGGAGAAGGTAGATAACAAATGATGCGAGATATGCCTGACTTGACACCTGCCATAACAGCACTTTCACCGGCATCATCGTGAAAGACGTGAGCTATCTAGCGGAGGTGTTCTCTGAGAAGGGCTACAACGTTCAAGGAATCAAGGGGAGCGCAAGCAGCTTCAAAACTACCCGGATTGATCACCTTTACCAAGATCAGATCCCCACGAAACTGGTGAGTATGGCCAGCCACCTCGCCTCACCCTTCACTACGGAGACCTTACCGATAGAACCAATCTGATATGAATCATCCAGTAGGTGTAGCCGGATGAGATCTACAACCTTGGTGTTCAGAGTCATGTGGCCGTTAGCTTTGAGTCACCGGAATACATCGCAAATAGCCGCGCCCTGGGCAGGTTGCGGATCCTTGAGGTGGTTCGGATCTTGGCGTTAGTAGGAACACCCGTATTTATCAGGTAAGCACTTCCGAGCTCTACGGCTTGGTACAAGAAACTACTCAGAAGGAAAGCACACCCTTCTAGCCGGGCAGCCCCTACAGAGTGGCCAAGCTTTATGCCTACTGGATACTGTGAACTACCGCGAGGCCTACGGTATGTATGCATGCAACGGAGTTGTGTTTAATCATGAATCACAGCGTTGGGGTGAAACTTTTGCCACCCGCAAGAGCACTCCTGCCTGGCCCGCATTAATGCGGGCCAGGCAGGAGTGCCTATTTATTGGCAATCTCGATTTTCTTCGTGATTGGAACAATGCACGAAATTATGTGGAAATGTAGTGGTGGATGTTGCAGCAATCCACCACTCCGAAAGACTTTGCGATCGCCACGGGCAGACAGGGATCTGTGCACTGTTTTATTGAGCTCAAGGACTTTGCGTTGGGCTGGGGCCCATTCAGATTGGAAGAGTGAGTGGCGCAACGAAACTGGCTGAAGTAGTGCGGTTGAGGTAGTGGTGCGGATCGATCCGCGTTATTTCCGTCCGACTGAAGTGGAAACTCTCTTAGGCGATCCCAGCAAAGCTCACCAAAAGCTTGGCTGGACTCCAATCATCACTCTCGAGGAGTAAGTGGCTGAGATTGTTGCAGCTGATCGCCAAGAAGCCACCAAGGAGGCCACCCTCAAACTTAAGAGCTTCAACGTGTTTGGCTCGATGGATAACCCAACCCCTGGTCGTTGCCGCCACTTCAAAAAAGGGCTAATGGATTATCTGATCAACTGCAAAGACCGTATCTTTATTACTGGCCACGGCGCATGGCCGGCGGCGCCATCTGTCGCCCTCTATACCGGGCGCGCTACACCATTTTGCTCACAGCCACTCATGCGCAGCTTGATTTGGAAGACAGCCTGGCCGTGCAGCTCTGGTTTGCTCAATATCAGCCCTCGGCGGTGGTGCTGGCGGCGGCCGCGAACACCGATGCTTTGTTCATGACTGTAGCCGTATTTCAAAGACTCGCAGCAATTTGATGAGACAGCGTGTAACCAATCCAGACCAGAAATCCACCCGCATTTTGCTGCTGGGCATCTTGAGCTATCTCAGTCGCCGTCGCCGCATTCAACTTGGCTTGCTGTTTGTGGTGATGCTCGCTTCTGGGGTGGTGGAGTTGGTGTCTTTAGGAGCAGTCCTGCCGTTCCTGGCGGTGCTGAGTGACCCGGAGCGTCTGTGGCAGCAACCATTGGTACAGGCATTTGCGGCTCAAGTGGGCTTCACCACGGCGACTCAGCTAATAATCCCGACGACTCTGATGTTTGCGTTCGCAGCAGTTTTTGCAGCTCTAATCCGGCTAACGAACCTCTGGTTAAATGGACGATTTGTTGCGGCACTGGGTTCCGACTTGAGCTGTGAGGCCTATCTGCGGACTCTCAATCAGCCATATGTCGTGCATGTGCAGCGCAACAGTGCGGCTTTAATCGTAGACCTAACCGCCAACATTAATTTGACGGTGATATCTTTACGTGCTCTACTTCAGTTGATCACATCTGCTTTGGTTGCTGCAGGTCTGTTTACGGGTTTGCTTCTGATTGATGCACAGCTTGCTGTTTCTGTTGCTGCGCTATTTGGAAGTTCTTACGTAATTTTAGCAACTACCTTAAGGCGAGAGCTTCGCATCAACGGTCAAAAAATCAAAGATGCTGTAAGCACCCAGCTCAAAGCAGTGCAAGAAGGACTAGGAGCCATTCGTGATGTGCTACTAGATGGAAGTCAACGTACTTATTTAAGGATTTACCGAAAGGCTGATCGACCCCATAGGCAGTTGACAGCTAAAAATTTATTTATTGGCGCTTTTCCACGCTATGCACTGGAGGCTGTGGGAATGGTCGCTATTGCTCTGCTAGGGGGAGTGTTGGTCTTGCAGCGAGGAAGCGGGGCTGAAGTAATTCCTTTGTTGGGTGCTTTGGCCTTAGGGGCGCAACGTTTGTTGCCTGCTTTACAACAAATTTATAGTAGTTGGGTGTCCTTGAAGAGCAACAATGCTGCAATACAGGGGGTGTTGACCATGCTCAATCAACCTTTACCGCTCATGGAAAGTTCTGCTGAGCTGCTACCGTTGTGCGAAAAAATCACCCTTGAAAAGGTACATTTCCGATATGAGCTTAAGCAGCAGGAGGTGCTGCAGGGCCTGCATTTAGAGATATATCGTGGTGAGCGCATCGGCATAATTGGTAGTACTGGCAGTGGCAAGAGCACCACTGTCGATCTCTTGATGGGCTTACTCGCTCCCTCTTCAGGCAGATTATTAGTGGATGGTGCAGATATGCACGATCCGATGTATCCAGAGCGCCAGGCTGCCTGGCGGTCGTCGATAGCCCATGTGCCGCAGAGTATTTACCTTGCCGATAGCTCGATCGCAGAGAATATTGCTTTCGGTGTGCCTCGCTCGCAGATCGACTTAGCTCGTGTGAGGCAAGCGGCTGCCCAGGCACAGATTGCCAACTTTATTGAATCCAGCTCGGAGGGTTATGCGAGCTTTGTGGGAGAGCGGGGCATACGCCTCAGTGGCGGACAACGTCAGCGCATCGGCATTGCCCGAGCGCTCTACAAGCAGGTGCAGGTGCTTGTCTTGGATGAGGCCACTAGTGCACTTGACACTGCTACTGAGCAGGCTCTGATGGATGCTATTAATAATTTTAGCAAGGAGATTACTATTGTGATGATTGCTCACCGGCTCAGCACTGTCCAGCAGTGTGATCGGGTGATCCGCTTAGAGAGGGGCAGAGTGGTTGCTGACGGCTCGCCGGAACAGGTTTTGATTGGTGATCGTTTCAACTAACAGTATTGAATAAGATTCAGTATGTTTAACTTCAATTAATAATTGAAGTTAAAAGCTAATCGTAGATATTTCGTAGAATGTGCTGAGCACATGCATTAAGCATTAGATAGAGAGCCAGGCAGCTCATGTTGATAAGGCAAAAGCTTGAAAGAGACATCATATTTTGGCCGAATAAACTAAGAATTAGCAATGAAAAGAAAGAAGTTGCGAAGAATGCAGACTTGGCTAACAAGCTGAAGTATGGAAAATGTGTTTCCAGGACGAGCTCAATTGATGAATATCTAAGCGATAAATAACTTATCGGCAAGGCTAGGATAGAAATCAGCATTGATTCAATCAACGAAAATTGCAGAAAAAAGCAGAAAGCGATTACTCCAATCGGAGGCAAAAATACTAGTGAAGACCTGAACTTAGTAAGATGGGTATTATTATTCAGTGCAGATTTGGCTGTTGAGCCTTGAGAAATAAAATGTAAATATTTAGGCAAGTAAATTATGTATTCAAGACGTAATGACATCTGAACTACCAATGAGAGTGACCAAGCTGCAACAAGTGAAGGTGCTACTGTTCCAAGTAAGGAGAAACATATGAATGAACCAAAACGAGGTAAAATATTTAAGAAAGAAGATATGAGGCTAAATGAGCGGAAATGATAGAATTTGGACTTAGCAATTCGATCAGATTTTAACTTCCAGAGAGCTAGACAACATAGAGCAATAGCAGGGATTGCAAAAAAATATGGTTTTAGGGTTGTATCTGATCTTAAAAATATTCCGTAGACAAGTAAACCTATATACAGAATTGGATTGCCATGCAGAAGAGTTAATAAGCGTTGACGGCCAGTACATGCTAATGCGTGACAGGTGTATTCAGATATCAGGAAAAATGCTGAAAAAGTGATTGTATCAATTAAGCCAATATCGAGATTGCGGTATTTAAAAAAATATGAAAGAAATACCAGTAGTAATATATGTGGGAAAACATTAATTGGCTTAGGAAAAAATATTCTCGATCTTGTGATTGAAAATGGTAAATTAAGAAGAGATACTCCACCAATGAATCTAGATGAAGCAAGTAGAACTAATACACTTGAGAAGTGCGTCTGAACTTCGAAAAAAGCAAATAGCGATAAGAGAGATGGTAAAAGTAATGCAATAATTCGAATGAAGAAGTAGAGGTTCAAATTAATAAAGTAGCAGCTTTCGTTTTAAAAGGATTAAAGAATGAATTAGAATGATCAAGCGTGTAATTAGTTTGAGGAAGTAATTTCTATCATTTTTTGTAAGATTATTTGAATGAATTCGACGATAAGTGATTACTGATGAAGTTCTAAGAAGTCCACCCTTGTATGTTGAAGCACAAAGCGAGAACCACTTATCATGTTCGTCAATGAGGGCTGGCAGAGGTAATGCAATATTCAGCAAATCCCTACTAAACAACATGGTGCTACCAAAGTAAGGCCTGCTTTTATCTGAGAATAACTGAGCTATTAGGACTTCGTAGAATCTCTCTTGTATAAGATATTCATCTTTAACAGAGCTTCTTGAAAATTGAGATAATTCTGAATTGTTTCTAAATTCTGTGAAATTACCACATAACATCGAAGGATTAAATTTATTAAATACAAGCTGCGTATGCGAAACGCGAGTTAGTGGCCAAATATCATCTTGATCTGAGAAAAAAATGAAACTACCTCGACATTTAAGAAGGGCAATTTCGAAGGTTTTATTATGTCCTAAATTCGTAGAATTGCAAAAAATACGCAGAGGCATTGAGGTTGCGAGATCATTTAAGATTTCAACAGAGTTATCAGTTGACTTGTCGTCAACACACACTAGTTCAAATGAGCTTTGCTTAGAAGCAAAATTAAATGCAGCATTAATAGAATTAACCTGCTCTATTAAATAGCGTGAGCCATTATAAACAGCAATGGCAACCGAAAAAGTTGGAGCTTGCATTAATTCGCAAAAGCCTTTGTATTTAAAATATATAGACCTGTGCATATATATACTGGAGCCATCTGAGTGCTACCAGAAGGGTTAAAAAGGCCTGCTATGATAAAAGGTAACATAAAAGATGCGGCCAAAGGCACGTTTAAATCGCTTCTGCTCTTGGCTATATAAATTGATTTGAGTTCTGTAAACAATTTATATAGAGTGTTAATGTAAAATGCAAATAGTGGGACAACAAATATCCCTAATTTATGAACTAGGTTAAGGTAAATTAATTCTATACTATACGGGAGTCCACCTCGGGGCTCTACATCAGCAAAACCGGCACCAAGTCCATGCCCTAACAAATTAAATTCTTTCGTAATTAATCCAATTTGTTCTAGCCTTGGATCATTTTCTAAAAATGCGAAAGAACTTACATCAACATAAACTAGGGAAAAGCAAGAAGCAACTAGCAAAATTACAGTGACTAATGCAAGAAGTAGAGGTCTTGATCTTCTAGTAAAAAAATGTGGGAGCATATAAAGGATCAATAGAATCATTATAATTGAGTAAGTGACTGAAGAAATATACCCAATGTAGGCTAAAATGAAGCACAAGCTAAATGTAATTCTGAAAGACTTAGACCATGATATTGTATTTGGGGAAATCAACATCACTACAAAAGAAGGGATAGCTACATAAAACATTGGTGTATATAAATCGCTTATTATAAGTGCAAAATCAAGGTCGGTCAGTAGCATTAGGATGCTAATAGCTCCAATGACAAATGCTGAAAAGCAATAGGCATTTAATTTTAATATAATCTTGATGAACTTGACGTTTTCTGTCGGCTTTAATCCGAATACCATAAAATTATAGATGCCAAAAAGGGATAAAAAATTGAAATTAGATAGTATATAATTTAGATCTGTCATTTTGAATATTGAAACTGAAAATCCCCATAGCCAACTTAGTGATACCATTATGCATATCCAAGATGATATGTGAACTGGCTTTCTGTGTGTTAGCCAGGATTCAAGGGCAAGTATATTTCCAAATAAACTCCCTAAAAATAATGGAAGAAAGATTCCTGTTGATTTGATTAATTCTGTTGGTATCTGTGAATTTATAGGTATAGCGTGAACTCTAAACTCCCCCAAGTAGTTGAATGCTATGAGAAATGGTAGTAGATAAATGTATGCATTAAGAAGCTTTTTCATGATTCTGATTTAATTGCTCGATACACTTTGATGGCTAAGCGAAGTAAGTTGTGGATAAGTTTTGAAGCGTAAGCTTGAATAGGATTATATCCTAGCAAAGACAGGTTTTTAGAGTAATCATTCCAAAAATTAAGATCATAATTTGACTTACTGATTCCCGCGTAGTCATCATGTCGCGAAGTAACTAACATGCTGAAAGAATACGAGGTTGACTTGTAAAGCTTTAGATTTAAAAGAAAGTCTGCAAGAATTGCATACTTTGGATCGTATGAATTAGCAATAATGAATGATGCCTCGTAAAAAATTGACTGATGACAATTATTGAATATTGTCCTGCTAAAAGATTTATGAAGATGATGAATTCTTCTTCGCTTTGGCAGGTATGAGCGGCAAATTAGTGTTTTATTTATTGGTAGCTTTGGTAAAACATAAAGGCAATCAAAGCCGCCAAGGAATATTATATGAGAGCAGTTTTTATAAAGCAATGTGGACCCATGATTGTATGCATGATAAACACCACTCTTTGCTCTAGAAACTACGAGTGTTAGTTTGTCAATACCATAATATTCTGCAATATAATTTACTTTTCGCGAAGAAGTTTCCGGCGTGATAACTATGCAGATTTTTACAGGTTGAGTGGTAGAGGTTAACGCTGTTTTGATTGAATATATTGTGCAGGCAAGTCCCACAAGATCATCATGGATGGCTATAACTATGCCTAGAGCTTTCAAGGTAATGATTTTAGTAAACTACATCAAATTCTAATTCATCACAGCTGCATTTTCTGGGTACATGAGCTCGGAAATGGGACTCGTCTCAAGGAGGCTAGGTGGCAAGCAAAAGTAGTTGCAATTTTCCGTTTGCTATCATTTATTGCTTTAGAAATTTTGCTTGCGCTATTGCTTATGACCTTGCCTGTTTGGTTTGGAAAACTCACTTGTTCTCGCTTAGAAGAGGATTTTGGCGCTGTTGTTTCGTCTGAAGGAGTAGGTGCAGATAATCCTGGCTCTCAAGAAATATATTTTGTTCTTGAAATTTAGATTTTAACCAGCCGAATAATATTCGGTTGGTAGGTTATGAGCCTTATGCCGATTTGTATGATTGTCGCTTGGCTGGTGCCACTGGTTTTCAGTAAATTCACTCCGGAATTAATGTTGGAGCTGGCTCAAATGACCAGAGTCTGTGTTTGACGATTTTATGTATTTGCATAAGCTTGTTCAAAACTTACTAGAAACTGATGGTAAAGAATTCATTTATAAGTTCCTACTGTTTGGGATCATTTCACTTTGCCCTGTCCGTCTGTATCCGAATTCGGGAAGCTCAAGCAGGCATCAGAAGTACGAATGAGGAAAGGGCTTGATCGTTCCAAGCACCAGCTTGATACGCCTAATGCAGTAAGGATAAGGTCGAATTCTCGAAGATCGTCCAAAGAGCTACTGGTGATGCTTGAGCGCAGCTTGACGTACCACCTGATACTTGGCACAGTCGTGCACTCGCAAGATTTTCGCCCAGTTATACCCGCGGCATGTATGGCCTTGGAAGGAGGCGTGCAACTTGAATCAATTCATGGCTGTTTCAGATATCCTGGCGTCCCAGAGGTGACTATCGAGAGGATACGCGTGTCCCTTCATCTGCTCTCATTTGACATGCAGGCAGACAATTATCGGCATTGGCGCGAAACGTTAATCAATATTAAAAGTATCAGTAATTGGGTGTAGGCTTTCCTTTTTTTGCTTCTTGGCAATGAAAACATTTTCGCTGGAGCCAGATTATTTCTTTAGCCGCGTACCCAGGATTACTAAAATGAGTGATTTCGCTAATAAATTTGAATTAATTGTGCTACGCAGATCTGAATTTATCTGTACTATTGTATGATAATGTGGCGAAGTTTAATCCTTTCATTTGGATTCTATTGCAGATAAATAGATCTTCTTGTACAAGCCTGCAATCCGTCTAGGGGCCCAGAGACATTCTGCCCGCTTACGAGCCGCAGCTCCTAAAGCATTTCGGCGCTTCGGATTCGCAAGAACCCAACTAATCGCCGCCGCGAGGGACGCTGGCTCAAACGGCTCGGCAAGTGCGCCGGTGACACGGTCGTCGATGATGTCGGTAAGGCCTCCAGTATTGAATGCCACAACCGGGGTGCCGCAGGCGTGGGCTTCTAGACCGGTGTTGGGTAAGTTGTCCTGGCGGGATGGCACCACCATCACATCAGCAGCGCTGTAGAGGACACGCAAGCTGAGGTCATCGTGAAGATGGCCTGTGTAATGCACTGGGAAGCCAAGCTGAGGTGGCGACTGAGGTGCGAGCTGGCCGAACACCATGAGTCGAAGATCTTGCAGATTGCCTTCAGTGCGCAGCTGGGTGAGGGCCGTAAGAAGAAGATCCATTCCTTTACGGTGATCGTTGCCCCCGCCTATGGCGCCGAACAACAACAGCGGGCAGTCCTGTGGCAACTCAAGCAAATGACGTGCCAAACGCTGCTCAATCGGTTGCCAACGATTGGTGTCAACTGGATATGGCACCACTGCCACGGGCCAGTCAGCCATCAGAGCGCTGGCGTGTACGCAATCTGCTAACCACTGACTGGGGCAGACGATCTGCAGCGGCCGGCGCCAGTGCTTCCGCTTCCGCTGCCAGGTGGTGCGGTTGAGATCAAAACCGCTTTCATGGTCGGGGCGATTGTCTGAGCGATAACCATCACGCCAGCGGTGATCGGTGGTGTAATGCTCAGCGCCGCAGAAGGCCCACATGTCGTGAAGGGTCCACACGATCGGTTTGCGGATGCGGGCAATGTCGGTAATGGAGAGCATCTCGTTCTGAACCCAATGCAGGTGCACCACATCGGCATCGGAGACATTTAGGCGATCCGGCCAACCAGAAGGCACCAGAGATGGTGAGTGAAGAATCGGGTTTTCGGTGTGCAGAAGCTGGCGCAAGGGGGTGACAAGTTGGTGGCGTACGCGGCCGATTGCCTTCGACCTTTTGCTTGTGGGGCCTTGCACCGACCAATCGCCCGAGGCGGCCACATTCACAAGCATCCGTGAGTCGATTCCTGAATTATGTAGAGCGTGATGGATCCGGTAAGCCGCACGTGCGGCGCCGCCGTTGATGTCCGAATGGTTGAGATGGAATATTTTCACTTGTCTAAAGGTTTTGATCTCCTATCAAGTAAGGCCTTGACTCTGCTGACTATGGGTTCAAGATTTTGCTTCATATTAATTTTTTTAGTGGAATAGAAGTGATTCCAAATCCAGTAGATCCATAACCATTCCCATTGTGGAAGATGTAAAGATTGTTGTTATAGACAAAGGGGTAAGAATAGCAAACCATTTCAGAAGCCCACTCACAGTTAAAATTACTATGCAACGAGAGTTCACTGCTGTTTTCCATAGGCCCCCAATTTTTTCCGTCAACAGAATATACATGGTGTATTGAATATTCAGTCTTAGGTGATTTTTTGGAGTACCACATGTGAAATCCATTTTTTGTTTTAATCACAGATGGTCTTGCTAGTGATGTTATCTCTTCAGTATTATCT
Above is a window of Synechococcus sp. BIOS-U3-1 DNA encoding:
- a CDS encoding glycosyltransferase family 4 protein encodes the protein MKIFHLNHSDINGGAARAAYRIHHALHNSGIDSRMLVNVAASGDWSVQGPTSKRSKAIGRVRHQLVTPLRQLLHTENPILHSPSLVPSGWPDRLNVSDADVVHLHWVQNEMLSITDIARIRKPIVWTLHDMWAFCGAEHYTTDHRWRDGYRSDNRPDHESGFDLNRTTWQRKRKHWRRPLQIVCPSQWLADCVHASALMADWPVAVVPYPVDTNRWQPIEQRLARHLLELPQDCPLLLFGAIGGGNDHRKGMDLLLTALTQLRTEGNLQDLRLMVFGQLAPQSPPQLGFPVHYTGHLHDDLSLRVLYSAADVMVVPSRQDNLPNTGLEAHACGTPVVAFNTGGLTDIIDDRVTGALAEPFEPASLAAAISWVLANPKRRNALGAAARKRAECLWAPRRIAGLYKKIYLSAIESK